The Nonlabens spongiae genome contains a region encoding:
- a CDS encoding DegT/DnrJ/EryC1/StrS family aminotransferase → MRKIQMVDLQGQFEEIKDQVNDGLQKVIESAAFINGPEVHAFQKELEEYLGVKHVIPCANGTDALQIAMMGLGLKPGDEVITADFTFAATVEVIALLGLTPVLVDVNPYNFNIDIDAVERAITPKTKAIVPVHLFGQTAAMDEIMALARKHDLYVIEDNAQGIGSNYLHSNGTKSKTGTIGNVGTTSFFPSKNLGCYGDGGAIFTNDDDLAHIIRGIVNHGMYERYHHDVVGVNSRLDSMQATVLRAKLPHLDTYNNARRAAARKYTQAFAAEEKIITPLVCDNCDCHVFHQYTLVLKDVDRDGLVKHLQSKDIPCGVYYPIPLHKQKAYQDDRYNEADFPVTNQLVKECISLPMHTELDDEQIAYITDAVKEFIHR, encoded by the coding sequence ATGCGCAAGATACAAATGGTAGACCTACAAGGTCAGTTTGAAGAAATAAAGGATCAGGTTAATGACGGTCTGCAAAAGGTGATTGAGTCGGCTGCTTTTATTAATGGCCCAGAAGTACATGCTTTTCAGAAGGAGCTTGAGGAGTATCTTGGCGTCAAACACGTCATCCCATGCGCAAATGGGACAGATGCCCTTCAAATCGCGATGATGGGATTGGGCTTAAAACCCGGTGACGAAGTCATCACTGCCGATTTTACGTTTGCCGCAACGGTTGAAGTTATTGCGCTTCTTGGGCTCACGCCCGTTTTAGTTGATGTAAACCCATACAATTTCAACATAGATATTGATGCCGTGGAAAGAGCCATTACGCCCAAAACAAAGGCTATTGTTCCCGTTCATTTATTTGGTCAAACCGCAGCTATGGATGAAATCATGGCGCTTGCGAGAAAGCATGATCTCTACGTAATTGAAGATAACGCTCAGGGAATAGGTTCTAATTATTTACACTCTAATGGAACGAAATCTAAAACGGGTACCATCGGTAACGTTGGAACGACATCATTTTTTCCATCAAAGAATCTAGGCTGTTACGGTGATGGTGGAGCAATTTTTACAAACGATGACGATCTAGCGCATATCATAAGAGGAATCGTGAACCATGGTATGTATGAGCGCTACCATCACGATGTGGTAGGTGTAAACTCCAGGCTGGATTCCATGCAAGCTACAGTTTTGAGAGCAAAATTACCTCATCTCGATACATATAATAATGCACGTAGAGCTGCCGCAAGAAAATACACGCAGGCATTTGCTGCAGAAGAAAAGATCATCACACCACTGGTTTGTGATAACTGCGATTGCCACGTGTTTCATCAGTACACCTTGGTTCTTAAAGATGTGGATCGCGACGGGTTGGTCAAGCACTTACAAAGTAAGGATATTCCTTGCGGAGTCTATTATCCCATCCCTTTACACAAGCAAAAAGCCTATCAAGACGATCGCTACAACGAGGCTGATTTCCCTGTGACGAACCAGCTTGTCAAGGAATGCATATCACTTCCCATGCACACAGAGCTTGATGATGAGCAGATAGCTTATATCACAGACGCGGTGAAGGAATTTATTCATAGGTAA
- a CDS encoding metal-dependent hydrolase family protein, translating to MRSFLLSFFALFTFLNSVAQEQIVYIHAGHLLDTEKGEWLEEVTISVQNGLIVDVEKGYIKAPRFAEVYDLKDQWVMPGFTDMHVHMETEYNPHAYVQKYVDDPADVAYDSVKYAEITLLSGFTTVRDLGGSGINISLRDAINKGKIPGPRIFTAGKSIATTGGHADPTNGSNQKLMGDPGPREGVANSPDEARAAVRHRYKNGADCIKITATGGVLSVAKNGSNPQFTIEEIQAITETAADYGFHVAAHAHGDEGMRRAVLGGVKTIEHGTYMSEETMDLMKENNCYLVPTITASKEVAEKAEVDGFYPELVVPKAKAVGPQIQGTFARAYKRGVPIVFGTDAGVFAHGKNAKEFGYMTEAGMPAMEALQSATIIPALILQLEDKIGQVKKGFYADIIAVSQNPEKNIATLEAVEFVMKDGKVYKK from the coding sequence ATGAGATCGTTTCTTTTATCATTTTTTGCGCTGTTCACATTTCTAAATTCAGTAGCTCAGGAACAAATCGTTTATATCCATGCGGGTCATTTATTAGATACTGAAAAAGGAGAGTGGCTGGAAGAAGTTACGATAAGTGTACAAAATGGATTAATCGTAGATGTCGAGAAAGGCTATATCAAGGCTCCACGATTTGCAGAAGTCTACGACTTAAAGGATCAATGGGTGATGCCTGGGTTTACTGATATGCATGTGCACATGGAAACCGAGTATAATCCACACGCTTATGTTCAAAAGTACGTAGATGACCCAGCCGATGTGGCCTATGATTCCGTAAAATATGCAGAAATCACATTATTATCTGGATTTACGACTGTCCGGGATTTGGGAGGTAGTGGTATCAATATTTCCTTGCGTGATGCGATCAACAAAGGTAAAATTCCTGGCCCACGCATTTTTACCGCAGGGAAATCCATTGCCACTACAGGAGGTCACGCAGATCCCACTAATGGAAGCAATCAAAAACTCATGGGCGATCCAGGTCCCAGAGAAGGCGTTGCAAACAGCCCTGATGAAGCTCGTGCTGCCGTAAGACACCGCTACAAAAATGGAGCAGACTGTATAAAAATTACCGCAACCGGCGGTGTGTTGAGCGTTGCTAAAAATGGGAGTAATCCTCAATTTACAATAGAGGAAATTCAAGCAATCACAGAAACCGCAGCAGACTATGGTTTTCATGTGGCAGCCCACGCTCATGGTGATGAGGGAATGAGAAGAGCAGTCTTGGGAGGAGTAAAAACCATTGAGCATGGAACTTATATGAGCGAGGAAACCATGGATTTAATGAAGGAAAATAACTGTTACCTCGTTCCAACGATCACTGCTAGTAAAGAAGTAGCCGAAAAAGCCGAAGTAGATGGTTTTTATCCGGAACTCGTGGTGCCTAAGGCTAAAGCAGTAGGTCCACAGATTCAAGGTACATTTGCCAGAGCCTATAAAAGAGGTGTTCCTATCGTTTTTGGAACAGATGCTGGGGTTTTTGCTCATGGCAAGAATGCTAAGGAATTTGGCTATATGACCGAAGCTGGAATGCCAGCCATGGAAGCATTACAAAGCGCCACGATAATTCCCGCGTTAATATTGCAATTAGAAGATAAAATAGGTCAAGTCAAAAAAGGATTCTATGCAGATATCATTGCAGTATCTCAAAATCCCGAGAAAAATATAGCAACGTTAGAGGCTGTAGAGTTTGTGATGAAAGATGGTAAAGTATACAAGAAGTAA
- a CDS encoding peptidase associated/transthyretin-like domain-containing protein — MRTLFLLSLLLSVTIGTSQDIQVQDTYSKKPVPFATVSFGDGMGTFADANGIFRFSKKLYPRVDTLFVSSIGYETLTIPIPDLLDVVNLVPAASKLETVVVSAELLGDYDIEKIKPIVHEEYEDCWLPTVESEIATKIERHEGQPTMISKLYIPILLEKSQRSKNKMRKFSSIFRVQFYDVEQDGSPSFESLYPSKTFLITEESEKIYELDLTDLKIVVPSSGVFASIQVLGYAKPSGDLINAKKYREIKTRTGYTKVSTTYRPLLPFTDEIDGKKTWVRRIFLNNKKWQLFDFDYNALSKLVRSGHNNYGMGAELRVYEKK; from the coding sequence ATGAGAACATTATTTCTTCTTAGCCTATTACTTTCAGTAACTATAGGCACGTCACAAGATATTCAGGTACAAGACACCTACAGCAAGAAACCGGTTCCGTTTGCAACTGTAAGTTTTGGAGATGGAATGGGAACTTTTGCAGACGCCAATGGTATATTTAGATTCAGTAAAAAATTATATCCTCGGGTAGACACTTTGTTTGTTTCTAGCATTGGTTATGAAACGCTCACCATTCCAATTCCCGATCTTTTAGATGTTGTTAATTTGGTTCCTGCAGCAAGTAAGTTGGAAACAGTTGTGGTAAGTGCAGAGCTATTAGGAGACTATGATATAGAAAAAATTAAACCTATAGTTCACGAAGAGTATGAAGATTGCTGGTTACCTACTGTGGAAAGTGAGATTGCAACAAAGATTGAACGTCATGAGGGGCAACCTACCATGATTAGCAAGCTCTACATACCTATTCTTTTAGAGAAAAGTCAGCGTTCCAAAAACAAAATGCGCAAATTTTCCAGTATTTTCAGGGTTCAGTTCTATGATGTAGAGCAAGATGGCAGCCCATCATTTGAGTCGTTGTACCCTAGCAAAACGTTCCTAATAACTGAGGAAAGTGAGAAAATCTATGAACTGGATCTTACAGATTTAAAAATCGTAGTCCCCAGTTCTGGAGTCTTTGCTTCTATTCAGGTTTTAGGTTATGCTAAACCCAGTGGCGATCTAATAAACGCAAAAAAGTACAGAGAGATCAAGACCAGAACGGGATACACTAAAGTTTCCACAACCTACCGGCCACTTCTACCCTTTACTGATGAAATCGATGGCAAGAAAACTTGGGTTAGGAGAATTTTCCTCAACAATAAAAAGTGGCAGCTTTTTGACTTTGATTACAACGCTTTAAGTAAACTCGTCAGGTCTGGTCATAACAATTACGGAATGGGCGCTGAGCTTAGGGTTTATGAAAAGAAATAA
- a CDS encoding DUF2461 domain-containing protein: MSFYKLYNFLRDLNNNNNKEWMDQHRQRYHEVRDWYIDWLNELDKALAEIDPDYTPTEGRKAINRINNNLLYHPNKPIYKDHFGAGLDLGENGKQGDFYIHLGLEESFLAGGFYHPKKQILNSIRDAIDYDGERYKAIINRESFNGKFEIIDDGDSLKTAPKGFSQDHRHIDLLRQKTFAVRHDVTQKEVTTGDFLEKCIDIYKEMKPFRDYLNRTVTV; encoded by the coding sequence ATGAGCTTCTATAAGCTATATAATTTTTTGCGGGATCTCAATAATAACAATAATAAGGAATGGATGGATCAACATAGGCAACGCTATCATGAAGTCCGTGACTGGTACATCGACTGGTTGAATGAACTCGACAAGGCACTTGCAGAAATTGATCCGGATTACACACCTACAGAAGGCCGTAAAGCAATCAACAGGATTAATAACAACTTACTTTATCATCCTAACAAGCCTATTTATAAAGATCACTTTGGCGCAGGTTTGGATTTGGGTGAAAATGGTAAACAAGGAGATTTTTATATTCACTTAGGGCTGGAGGAGTCTTTCCTTGCTGGAGGTTTTTATCATCCTAAAAAGCAGATTTTGAACTCTATCAGGGATGCGATCGACTATGATGGAGAACGATACAAAGCAATAATCAATAGAGAGTCATTTAACGGGAAATTTGAAATCATCGACGATGGCGACTCGTTGAAAACAGCTCCCAAAGGCTTTTCTCAAGATCACAGACACATCGATTTACTTAGACAGAAAACTTTTGCAGTGCGACATGATGTGACACAAAAAGAGGTGACTACTGGGGATTTTCTTGAAAAATGTATTGATATCTACAAGGAAATGAAGCCTTTCAGAGATTATTTGAATAGGACTGTAACGGTCTAA
- the rpsT gene encoding 30S ribosomal protein S20, with translation MANHKSALKRIRRNETARLRNKHQHKTTRNAIKKLKETEDKSAAEKLLVEVSSMIDKLAKTNVIHDNKASNLKSKLAKHVNALA, from the coding sequence ATGGCAAATCACAAAAGTGCTTTAAAAAGAATACGTAGAAACGAGACTGCTAGACTTAGAAATAAGCACCAGCACAAAACTACTCGTAATGCGATTAAGAAATTGAAAGAGACTGAAGACAAGTCTGCTGCTGAAAAGCTTTTAGTAGAAGTTTCTTCAATGATTGACAAGCTTGCGAAAACTAATGTTATTCACGATAACAAAGCATCAAACCTGAAGTCAAAGCTCGCAAAGCACGTGAATGCTTTAGCTTAA
- a CDS encoding SH3 domain-containing protein, giving the protein MRCKKVFVVLFILAFAKALQAQSTRPQCYLVNAKSGLKLRAEASLEGRLIETLPYGAQVIIIPAEKGVRGSVLDNGSRVEGSWVKVKTLFHDYNASSGNEGFVFDYYLSKHLDDLPAESLHNFTDIYSFEEQTELDIPSVNARDELYKLGTNCNVRYEYNPAAKRALADIIQFKTVDYSDYKERVLLNPYKLDQSFVPKRFPVKDSMAAREGFTQYYLPINKGRDSVLVKDDTGEWGSVTEYLGYIKELDAYFATGFAEDQEIIKIDQKTGERSLFANGNFSISPEGTFLVSAYSEIFDQLTAFRVSFLDDKKKGFEIKFTSWFPVGALEWISEREFLMPVLPMDRRNENPDQSEPIYLLGQIKI; this is encoded by the coding sequence GTGAGGTGTAAAAAAGTTTTCGTTGTTCTATTTATTCTCGCTTTCGCGAAAGCGTTACAAGCACAGTCCACTCGTCCACAATGTTATTTAGTGAACGCAAAGAGCGGGCTCAAACTCAGGGCAGAAGCCAGCCTCGAGGGACGCTTGATTGAAACCTTGCCCTATGGGGCTCAAGTCATAATCATTCCTGCTGAAAAAGGGGTTAGAGGCTCCGTTCTGGATAACGGATCACGAGTCGAAGGAAGCTGGGTAAAAGTCAAAACCTTATTTCACGATTACAATGCGTCATCAGGAAATGAGGGGTTTGTGTTTGATTATTATCTCTCTAAGCATCTAGACGATTTGCCTGCTGAAAGTCTGCATAATTTTACAGACATTTACTCTTTTGAGGAGCAAACTGAGCTGGATATTCCTAGTGTTAATGCACGTGATGAATTGTACAAGCTAGGAACAAATTGCAATGTAAGGTATGAATACAATCCAGCTGCAAAAAGAGCCTTGGCAGACATCATCCAGTTCAAGACAGTTGATTACTCTGATTACAAAGAAAGGGTTTTACTAAATCCCTATAAACTGGATCAATCATTTGTTCCAAAGAGATTTCCCGTAAAAGATTCTATGGCTGCTCGTGAAGGATTTACGCAATATTACCTCCCTATAAATAAAGGTCGTGACAGTGTTTTAGTTAAAGATGATACGGGCGAGTGGGGCTCAGTCACTGAGTATCTAGGTTACATCAAAGAGTTAGACGCATATTTCGCGACGGGATTTGCCGAGGATCAAGAAATCATAAAAATTGATCAGAAAACGGGCGAGCGCTCACTTTTTGCAAATGGTAATTTCAGCATTTCTCCTGAAGGTACTTTTTTAGTAAGTGCCTACAGCGAGATATTTGACCAGCTCACTGCGTTTAGAGTAAGCTTTTTAGATGATAAGAAGAAGGGTTTTGAAATTAAATTTACCAGCTGGTTTCCAGTGGGAGCGTTGGAATGGATTAGCGAGCGAGAGTTCTTGATGCCTGTTCTTCCCATGGATAGGCGGAATGAAAATCCTGATCAATCGGAACCTATTTATCTACTCGGTCAGATTAAAATTTGA
- a CDS encoding DUF3095 family protein gives MASNLTFYSNLKVQHTPIHKLIRNSSAFLKVPENWVVVVTDVLDSTKAVNSGNHQKVNLAATGSVVTVMNTLKAELKAFEIPYFFGGDGAIFLIPAERESQVKEALVSFSHHVEKNLQLTLRTGFVLVSDIYKSGYEIKIAKVRINKYLIIPLILGNGLQHAEYLIKHNYNPTKSNEVTSSIIDLEGMECRWDKISPKKDKNKVVCLIVSCEDESLHSQIYADILDMIDLTFGTFNQRQPISTTKLKLNATLAKIREEMVARIGKNKMSYLLKHFLITYFGKFYFKFFAEGRAYLNKVSQLSDTIMIDGSLNTVMEGGASQIEMLTNYLDLLEKEGKIKYGLHATYASVMSCYVQDRGDNHIHFVDGTEGGYTSAAIIYKKKYSDSPAVA, from the coding sequence ATGGCTTCTAACCTCACATTTTATAGCAACCTTAAGGTACAGCATACTCCTATTCATAAACTGATAAGGAATTCAAGTGCATTTTTAAAAGTACCTGAGAACTGGGTGGTAGTCGTGACAGATGTGCTAGATAGTACAAAGGCCGTTAATTCTGGAAATCACCAGAAGGTAAATCTTGCAGCCACAGGCAGTGTAGTTACAGTAATGAATACACTGAAAGCTGAGTTAAAGGCTTTTGAGATTCCTTATTTTTTTGGAGGAGACGGTGCTATTTTTTTAATACCTGCTGAAAGGGAATCTCAAGTTAAGGAGGCTCTTGTATCCTTCAGTCACCACGTTGAAAAAAACCTACAACTCACCTTACGCACGGGTTTTGTTTTAGTGAGCGATATCTATAAATCTGGATACGAAATCAAAATTGCCAAGGTGAGAATCAACAAGTATCTGATTATCCCTTTAATTTTAGGTAATGGTCTTCAACATGCTGAATATTTAATCAAGCATAATTACAATCCTACCAAATCAAATGAGGTGACTTCATCAATAATTGATTTAGAGGGTATGGAATGCAGATGGGATAAAATATCGCCTAAAAAGGATAAAAATAAAGTGGTTTGCTTAATTGTAAGTTGTGAGGATGAAAGTCTTCACTCACAAATCTATGCCGATATTCTGGACATGATCGATCTGACTTTTGGAACATTCAATCAGCGACAACCCATCTCAACCACAAAACTGAAATTGAATGCAACACTGGCTAAGATCAGGGAAGAAATGGTGGCGAGAATAGGAAAAAATAAAATGAGCTACCTACTCAAGCACTTTTTGATCACCTATTTCGGTAAGTTTTATTTTAAATTCTTTGCAGAAGGTAGGGCTTATCTTAACAAAGTAAGTCAGCTATCAGACACAATCATGATAGACGGTTCGCTCAATACGGTCATGGAAGGAGGCGCTAGTCAAATCGAGATGCTTACAAATTACCTTGATCTTTTAGAGAAAGAAGGTAAAATTAAATATGGGCTTCACGCCACTTATGCTTCAGTCATGAGCTGTTACGTTCAAGATCGAGGAGATAATCATATTCATTTTGTAGATGGTACCGAAGGTGGCTATACGAGTGCAGCAATAATTTACAAGAAAAAATACTCAGACAGTCCCGCAGTAGCCTGA
- the proS gene encoding proline--tRNA ligase, which produces MAKHLTSRKDDYSKWYNELVVQADLAENSAVRGCMVIKPYGYAIWEKMQAELDRMFKETGHQNAYFPLFVPKSLFEAEEKNAEGFAKECAVVTHYRLQNDPDNAGKLRVDPEAKLEEELVVRPTSEAIIWNTYKGWIQSYRDLPILVNQWANVVRWEMRTRLFLRTAEFLWQEGHTAHATEQEAIQEAVQMNEVYADFAENFMAIPVIQGVKSESERFAGAVETYCIEALMQDGKALQAGTSHFLGQNFAEAFDVKYTTKEGKQEYVWATSWGVSTRLMGALIMTHSDDRGLVLPPNLAPIQVVIVPIYKGLDQLEEVSVKVQEIEKSLRNRGVSVRYDDRDTLRPGAKFAQHELQGVPLRIAIGARDIANNTVELARRDTLTKEVVSMDEISNLIPDLLKEIQMALFEKARNFRDEHITEVDSFDEFKNVLKNKGGFISAHWDGTPETENRIKELTKATIRCIPLNVKKEKGNCILTGSESNQRVLFAKAY; this is translated from the coding sequence ATGGCAAAACACTTAACCAGTAGAAAGGACGACTATTCAAAATGGTACAATGAACTTGTTGTACAAGCAGATCTTGCTGAAAACAGCGCTGTGAGAGGCTGCATGGTTATAAAACCTTATGGTTATGCCATTTGGGAAAAAATGCAAGCTGAACTAGACCGAATGTTCAAAGAAACAGGTCACCAAAACGCCTACTTCCCTTTATTTGTTCCTAAAAGCCTTTTTGAAGCTGAAGAAAAAAATGCTGAAGGCTTTGCCAAGGAGTGTGCTGTCGTCACCCATTACAGATTGCAAAATGATCCAGATAATGCTGGCAAACTAAGAGTAGACCCAGAGGCCAAACTTGAGGAAGAACTTGTCGTTAGACCTACCAGTGAAGCCATTATTTGGAACACTTATAAGGGTTGGATTCAATCTTATCGAGATCTTCCAATTTTAGTTAATCAATGGGCAAATGTGGTGCGATGGGAAATGAGAACCCGTCTATTCTTGAGAACCGCAGAGTTTTTATGGCAAGAAGGACATACGGCACACGCCACCGAACAGGAAGCTATTCAAGAAGCCGTCCAAATGAATGAAGTTTATGCAGATTTTGCCGAAAACTTTATGGCAATTCCAGTTATTCAAGGTGTAAAGTCAGAGAGCGAGCGATTTGCGGGCGCGGTAGAAACATACTGTATCGAAGCACTTATGCAAGATGGCAAGGCCCTACAAGCAGGCACCAGTCATTTTTTGGGTCAGAACTTCGCTGAAGCTTTTGATGTAAAGTATACTACTAAAGAAGGAAAACAAGAATACGTATGGGCTACTTCATGGGGAGTATCAACCCGACTCATGGGAGCACTAATAATGACTCACAGTGATGATCGCGGGCTTGTCCTCCCTCCTAATCTAGCACCAATACAGGTTGTCATCGTCCCGATTTACAAAGGACTAGATCAGCTAGAGGAAGTAAGTGTTAAAGTCCAGGAAATAGAAAAATCCCTTAGAAATCGTGGGGTCAGTGTAAGGTATGACGATCGTGACACCTTGAGACCTGGAGCAAAATTTGCCCAACACGAGTTGCAAGGTGTTCCATTAAGAATTGCCATCGGAGCTCGTGATATAGCAAATAATACCGTAGAGCTAGCAAGACGAGACACTTTAACTAAGGAGGTAGTAAGCATGGATGAAATCTCAAACTTGATTCCCGACCTGTTGAAAGAAATTCAGATGGCGCTGTTTGAAAAAGCTCGCAATTTTAGAGATGAACACATCACTGAGGTTGACTCCTTTGACGAATTCAAGAATGTACTCAAAAATAAGGGCGGCTTCATATCAGCACACTGGGATGGAACACCTGAAACTGAGAATAGAATTAAAGAGCTCACAAAGGCTACTATCAGATGTATACCACTGAACGTAAAAAAAGAAAAAGGAAATTGCATTCTAACTGGCTCTGAATCAAACCAGAGAGTTTTATTTGCAAAAGCTTATTGA
- a CDS encoding 3-deoxy-D-manno-octulosonic acid transferase, translating to MKTLYDTLSTVVKACLPVAGFFNKKVKLGAQGRERTWDILDQNIKSTIPKIWVHVASLGEYEQVVPVLEQLNQQDYQVVLTFFSPSGYENKKDTTLADVVCYLPIDTFDNSRKFLDIVEPSIAIMVKYEFWPNYLNGLKKRDCRTILVSGVFRESMTFHKWYGRWMLKSLKAFDHFFLQNESSLHNLKNLGFSNASVSGDTRFDRASQLIERDNRVELLEAFTVDSKCLVVGSSWPEDIAVIKNYILQKKDQENLKVIIAPHEVHEQKINTLKKSLNRDVHLWSEINQESPNNSFTSNILIINTIGLLTKAYSYADIAYVGGGMGTTGLHNILEAATFGIPVIIGKNYEKYPEAAKLEDLGGLFSVKNKDEFSEITDKLLSDDRFREKTGMISGHWINSNTGATRQIIKYLKGINENIISS from the coding sequence TTGAAAACATTATACGATACATTATCCACCGTGGTAAAAGCATGTTTACCCGTCGCTGGATTTTTCAATAAAAAAGTAAAACTAGGCGCTCAAGGTCGTGAGCGAACCTGGGATATTCTAGATCAAAATATAAAGAGTACGATTCCAAAAATTTGGGTACATGTTGCGAGTCTAGGAGAATATGAACAGGTCGTTCCTGTTCTTGAGCAACTGAATCAACAAGACTATCAAGTTGTACTTACATTCTTCTCGCCTTCTGGCTATGAAAATAAAAAGGATACAACGCTTGCTGACGTGGTGTGTTATTTACCCATAGACACTTTTGACAATTCTCGTAAATTTCTCGATATCGTTGAACCATCTATCGCGATAATGGTCAAATATGAGTTCTGGCCTAATTACCTGAACGGACTAAAAAAACGTGATTGCAGGACTATCTTAGTGAGCGGAGTCTTTAGAGAGAGTATGACTTTTCATAAATGGTATGGTCGCTGGATGTTGAAATCGCTGAAAGCATTTGATCATTTCTTCCTGCAGAATGAGAGCTCGCTGCACAACTTGAAAAATCTAGGATTCTCTAATGCCAGCGTAAGCGGTGATACTCGATTTGACCGCGCCAGTCAACTCATAGAGAGAGATAACAGAGTTGAATTGTTGGAAGCTTTTACGGTCGACTCAAAGTGTCTGGTCGTAGGCAGCAGTTGGCCTGAAGATATTGCGGTCATTAAGAACTACATTCTTCAGAAAAAAGATCAGGAAAACCTTAAGGTGATTATTGCACCTCACGAGGTACATGAACAAAAAATCAATACGCTTAAAAAATCATTGAATCGAGACGTGCACTTATGGAGTGAAATTAATCAGGAGTCTCCTAACAACTCATTCACAAGCAACATTCTAATAATTAACACCATAGGTTTACTAACCAAAGCCTATAGCTATGCAGACATTGCCTATGTGGGCGGTGGTATGGGAACTACTGGATTACACAATATTTTAGAAGCCGCAACCTTTGGAATACCTGTAATCATCGGGAAAAACTATGAGAAATATCCAGAAGCTGCAAAACTTGAAGATTTGGGAGGTTTATTTTCAGTAAAAAATAAAGATGAGTTTTCTGAAATTACTGATAAGCTACTTTCAGATGATCGCTTCAGAGAAAAAACAGGCATGATTTCTGGTCACTGGATAAACAGCAATACGGGCGCGACCAGGCAAATCATCAAATACCTAAAAGGAATCAATGAGAACATTATTTCTTCTTAG